The genomic region CTTTTGCTGATACAGATTGTAGAGTGTACCCAAACCACGAATGTCTTTAAGCAAGCCTGGAAACCAGTGTGCCTGAGTGATGAGCAGAGTTAAAAAGAAAGCACAGATGAAACTATACTAATATCGACAATTTCAAAGGGGGACATAACGACATGTTTGGTTTTCATATGTAGTTTCCGTCCCAATCAAATTAAAACGAGAGTAATTTCAATCAATCACATAGTTTGAACGACAGCTAAATGCAgttaataaaaagaaacaaacatgCACTGCAGACAATATTACTAAGTAATCTGTCCTCACCTAAAATAATGAGCGTAAGTAGTATTATCAATACCACGTGAATAGAATGCCGCTGAAGTTGAATGTGATGAGGTGATCTTTCATATCTTGCCCTAAATACACCAAGCCAGGTCCGTAAGTACATAACTTTTGTCCGGATCCCCATGCACAACTCTTTAAAATTTCTATACAACCACGTCCCCTGATGCTGAACCTGTCAAGGACAAGCAAACCCATAAGCATCTAGGCTGAAGCATAGAAAGCCAAACCAAGTTTTCCACAATGAAATGATTCAGGATACAGAGCGGAATCAGATATAATCACACAACAATCCTTTTGGAACACTGAAAATTTGATAGAACTTACAAGTATTCCCTTCTTTGATCTCAAGTCACAGCTAATTACTAAGAAGAATATGAACTAATGAACATGCAATACTTAACGGAATTGGAAAATTCAAGAATCTTCTTAATTATCCAAGAAATAAAACGTGATGCTTGAATTACAGATTTAAGAGTAAATAGAAGAGTTGTGAATGGTTAAAAGTTTCGGATTTCTGATTGCCAAATTACCTGGGCGCCATGAGAAACATCAGCAATTGATGGGGAATGACTTTgttcttctccatctttaaaTCTCTTTGTATAGCTCCCAGTGACCCTACTCCCATACACACTCCATGCAGTATTCAAGAACCCCAATACGTTTGTTCTGCTGAAGCTTTCGGGTTTGGCTTCATTAGCTTCCAGATCCCGACTCTCACCACCTCCATATCTGTTACAAGAGGTCTGTGGAAAAGAATCTGTAAAATCAGATTTCAACCTTGTATTGCCAATATCCCAACTCCCACCTTCACCGAATCTGTTATAAGAACCAACTTTCCCCAAGTTGTTCTCCTTTCTAGATTCAATAACACGGTCCACATGAACCACTCCATTCGTATTCAAGTCCTCAATTTCTCTGTTTTTGTGCTCAACAATACCAGAAGTACTGTCTTTAGCACTAGATGTGGTTGGATCAAGAAATCTTCTCAAGATACTGCTGTCTTCCACTTCTTGACCATCAGTGGGCTCGGCGTTATTTCCCCCAGAAAGAAACAATGCCAAACCATCTCTATCTTGTTCATTCAAGTTAACCCATTCTGTATTTCGCAGGGGATCGCCTATCGGTGTTCCCTCCAAGATCTTCTCCACATAAAGTATTTGTTCCCTCATGGCTCCGATAAACTGCTTGTGCCTTGAACTTACATCCTCCCGATTTTGAGACCTGCCTGCCACCGCTCTTTCAAAGTCCTCCAACTGGCAGGAGAGAATCACTAAAAACCTAACTAagcagaaaataaagaaaatgaaagatagAAAGAGTTGACATGTACAAAGATTACTACCTGCCACTTTGCCGTTTCAAGTGTAGTAGCAAGATCGCGTTTGCGATAATCTATTGATACATGTAACTTTGGGTCTGGACAGTCACCTTGAACAAGACTGAGCTCATGCAGCAGAGAGCGGAAAACCGATTCCatcctaaaatttaaaacatcaAAGCAAAATGAGCACTGGTTTCAGGGAATGCACAACTCATAAGCAACTCAACATAATAAAAACACAGAATAGCAAATACAATAAGCaatccaccaaaaaaaaaaaaaaaaaaaaaaaaaaaggttcctTACGTTTATACAACAATGAATTATCAATCTGTAAGCTCATTTATATTTCGAAAAAGCGAAATATTGAAGAAAGTAAAAATGGGCGGGTTTACAGTTTATTCGTTACTGGCATTTCTCGAAAGTTGATGTTTCGGACTGTCAAACTTTCAAAGAGACGGGCCAAATGGTCCAACACcaatattgtccccaacttaaCTACCTGCTAGCCCAGCAGGAGTGGGGTTTTATCCTAAAAGGCCTCGGTTCTTCTGTTAAACTCTCGATGTGGGATTTCCAACACACTCCCTCACGTGAGATCATATCTATAGCGGACTTCCACATCGGGAAAGGAAAGACAAGCACATGAATACTACGCACAAGAAAAATCAGCTTTGATGAATATGAAGTCCCATTTGTGATAGACAACATCATTCCCAAACCAAACAAAGatcttcaacaaaaaaataaattcagatGCCAACATTCTAACAC from Pyrus communis chromosome 9, drPyrComm1.1, whole genome shotgun sequence harbors:
- the LOC137745364 gene encoding uncharacterized protein isoform X2, whose product is MASSLHQWESDPLFSAAEVVQDSADRMESVFRSLLHELSLVQVILSCQLEDFERAVAGRSQNREDVSSRHKQFIGAMREQILYVEKILEGTPIGDPLRNTEWVNLNEQDRDGLALFLSGGNNAEPTDGQEVEDSSILRRFLDPTTSSAKDSTSGIVEHKNREIEDLNTNGVVHVDRVIESRKENNLGKVGSYNRFGEGGSWDIGNTRLKSDFTDSFPQTSCNRYGGGESRDLEANEAKPESFSRTNVLGFLNTAWSVYGSRVTGSYTKRFKDGEEQSHSPSIADVSHGAQVQHQGTWLYRNFKELCMGIRTKVMYLRTWLGVFRARYERSPHHIQLQRHSIHVVLIILLTLIILGTLVSRLA
- the LOC137745364 gene encoding uncharacterized protein isoform X1, whose translation is MASSLHQWESDPLFSAAEVVQDSADRMESVFRSLLHELSLVQGDCPDPKLHVSIDYRKRDLATTLETAKWQLEDFERAVAGRSQNREDVSSRHKQFIGAMREQILYVEKILEGTPIGDPLRNTEWVNLNEQDRDGLALFLSGGNNAEPTDGQEVEDSSILRRFLDPTTSSAKDSTSGIVEHKNREIEDLNTNGVVHVDRVIESRKENNLGKVGSYNRFGEGGSWDIGNTRLKSDFTDSFPQTSCNRYGGGESRDLEANEAKPESFSRTNVLGFLNTAWSVYGSRVTGSYTKRFKDGEEQSHSPSIADVSHGAQVQHQGTWLYRNFKELCMGIRTKVMYLRTWLGVFRARYERSPHHIQLQRHSIHVVLIILLTLIILGTLVSRLA
- the LOC137745364 gene encoding uncharacterized protein isoform X3, with product MSSVLFKLEDFERAVAGRSQNREDVSSRHKQFIGAMREQILYVEKILEGTPIGDPLRNTEWVNLNEQDRDGLALFLSGGNNAEPTDGQEVEDSSILRRFLDPTTSSAKDSTSGIVEHKNREIEDLNTNGVVHVDRVIESRKENNLGKVGSYNRFGEGGSWDIGNTRLKSDFTDSFPQTSCNRYGGGESRDLEANEAKPESFSRTNVLGFLNTAWSVYGSRVTGSYTKRFKDGEEQSHSPSIADVSHGAQVQHQGTWLYRNFKELCMGIRTKVMYLRTWLGVFRARYERSPHHIQLQRHSIHVVLIILLTLIILGTLVSRLA